One Cellulomonas sp. NS3 genomic region harbors:
- a CDS encoding LysM peptidoglycan-binding domain-containing protein — protein MTQHATAPSAAPAPRTADARPRPQRIDPQLVRRLGTGTGATLVLAAAAVAASASAAHADEQYTVRSGDTVSHIATRTGTTVAALARANALADASHIRIGQKLVIPTGASAPAAAPAAAAAAPAPAAATHTVARGETVSHVAKRYGTTVAAIVSANGLDARAFVRAGQTLAIPGAARSAPAPAAPAAAPAAAATHTVGSGETVSSIAKRYGTTVPAIVSANGLDKRAFIRVGQKLAVPGAAAPAAAPAAQLVGNTFAGRTYASPVVAAANANKATLLAAGVPSKAEMQAKVAATARSMGVDAALAQAVAFQESGFNHTSVSPANAIGTMQVIPSSGEWASQLVGRRLDLLNPDDNVVAGVAILRSLVRTSPDLPTAIAGYYQGASSVQRNGMYADTRRYVANVQTHMTRFR, from the coding sequence ATGACGCAGCACGCCACCGCCCCGTCCGCCGCGCCAGCTCCGCGCACGGCCGACGCGCGGCCCCGTCCGCAGCGCATCGACCCGCAGCTCGTGCGCCGGCTGGGGACCGGCACCGGCGCGACGCTCGTGCTGGCCGCCGCCGCGGTCGCCGCGTCGGCGAGCGCCGCGCACGCCGACGAGCAGTACACCGTCCGCAGCGGCGACACCGTGAGCCACATCGCGACGCGCACCGGGACGACCGTCGCGGCGCTCGCCCGCGCGAACGCCCTCGCCGACGCCTCGCACATCCGCATCGGGCAGAAGCTCGTCATCCCGACCGGCGCCTCGGCGCCCGCGGCAGCCCCGGCGGCCGCCGCTGCCGCCCCTGCCCCGGCCGCGGCGACGCACACGGTCGCGCGCGGCGAGACGGTCTCGCACGTCGCGAAGCGCTACGGCACCACGGTGGCCGCGATCGTGAGCGCGAACGGTCTCGACGCCCGGGCGTTCGTCCGTGCCGGCCAGACGCTCGCCATCCCCGGCGCCGCCCGGTCCGCACCGGCCCCCGCCGCGCCCGCCGCCGCCCCCGCCGCGGCGGCGACGCACACCGTCGGGTCGGGCGAGACCGTCTCGAGCATCGCGAAGCGCTACGGCACCACGGTCCCGGCGATCGTGAGCGCGAACGGCCTCGACAAGCGCGCGTTCATCCGCGTCGGGCAGAAGCTCGCCGTCCCCGGCGCCGCTGCGCCCGCGGCCGCGCCGGCCGCACAGCTCGTCGGGAACACCTTCGCGGGACGCACCTACGCGAGCCCGGTCGTGGCCGCCGCCAACGCGAACAAGGCGACGCTGCTGGCCGCGGGGGTCCCGTCGAAGGCCGAGATGCAGGCGAAGGTCGCCGCGACGGCGCGCTCGATGGGCGTCGACGCCGCGCTCGCGCAGGCCGTCGCCTTCCAGGAGTCGGGCTTCAACCACACGTCGGTGTCCCCCGCGAACGCCATCGGCACCATGCAGGTCATCCCGTCCTCCGGTGAGTGGGCCTCGCAGCTCGTCGGGCGCAGGCTGGACCTGCTGAACCCGGACGACAACGTCGTGGCCGGCGTCGCGATCCTGCGTTCGCTCGTGCGGACGAGCCCGGACCTGCCGACCGCGATCGCCGGGTACTACCAGGGCGCCTCCTCCGTCCAGCGCAACGGCATGTACGCCGACACGCGGCGCTACGTCGCGAACGTGCAGACGCACATGACGCGCTTCCGCTGA
- a CDS encoding Rv2175c family DNA-binding protein: MTESTPLDQLVGSWLPLPDVAERLGLDVGKVRRLLQEGRLAAVRRGEPRVLSVPEAFLVPSHLANPSAPSREASGPDAPEWTVLAALQGTFTLLSDAGFDDEEAVAWLFTHDDSLGATPIEALRTGHKTAVRRQAQALL; this comes from the coding sequence GTGACTGAATCCACACCACTCGACCAGCTCGTCGGTTCCTGGCTGCCGCTGCCCGACGTCGCGGAGCGCCTCGGGCTCGACGTGGGGAAGGTCCGCCGGCTCCTGCAGGAGGGCCGGCTCGCCGCCGTCCGCCGCGGCGAGCCGCGTGTCCTGTCCGTCCCGGAGGCGTTCCTCGTCCCGAGCCACCTCGCGAACCCGTCCGCGCCGTCGCGCGAGGCCTCCGGTCCCGACGCCCCGGAGTGGACGGTGCTGGCCGCCCTGCAGGGCACGTTCACGCTGCTGTCCGACGCGGGGTTCGACGACGAGGAGGCCGTCGCCTGGCTCTTCACGCACGACGACTCGCTCGGTGCGACGCCGATCGAGGCGCTGCGGACGGGCCACAAGACCGCGGTGCGTCGTCAGGCCCAGGCGCTGCTCTGA